In bacterium, the following are encoded in one genomic region:
- a CDS encoding SpoIIE family protein phosphatase has translation MKLKQRIFFLTAAIAFVLDFIYIIVQRTLSSGGAPEGDIFHTFLVLIMLLSLGYAYFRLSSDHENSAVQLIGRTVIAITIYLLIIGIVQLSAMTDFQSIRGVVQPASYSTLVVAAVISGIGAIASVIVFASLTRLIFVKRRQKTKRNFIILLVLGGLTIIFEFLGSPNGVGLGGISALSGILLAITIMMMIVNAFRFSWILSLTRREKIINLLLSLVGFVFFIILSIYASGNEALNKSLLYYHPMLQQFVELCFIFGAIYMGIGFTSTLLHLPTAKEFDRKQVELSSLQNMSRLITQVFDFDELVATTTHLALEVSEGDAAWLELLSDEALTRPLAGNAKSGTTGDAVRSRETTILRNSLKNIDPESIAKLRRNDGSPLQSLAFETANPVLIQDFHGDRRVSAEARSLRDIGTLLIAPLSRHGEIIGLLCVTKRKAYEFDRDIMNVLYAFADMVSVALENSSLIRESIQKERMVRELQVAHEMQRSLLPQDLPSSPRFEIAAHSIPAYEVGGDYYDVLSFDDNRLGLLVGDVSGKGVSAALYMAQVKGIFQSLSGVSASTRDILIRMNGPLCNGMERKSFISLLYAVLHTEEGLLTFARAGHCPLLHVRDNRAAYLRPEGMALGLDPTPRFAESLEEETLRLAANDIVVMYSDGVTETRDRNDEEFEYQRLADCVLEHRDHSAQEILTSILERVQNFSGKQEADDDVTVLVLRWKNTL, from the coding sequence ATGAAACTCAAACAGCGCATATTTTTTCTGACCGCCGCCATCGCGTTTGTACTGGACTTTATCTACATCATTGTCCAGCGCACGCTGTCGTCCGGTGGAGCCCCGGAAGGTGATATTTTCCACACCTTCCTTGTGCTCATCATGCTGCTTTCACTCGGATATGCGTATTTCCGGCTCAGCAGCGATCATGAAAACTCCGCTGTGCAGTTGATCGGACGCACTGTTATTGCGATTACCATCTACCTGCTGATTATAGGGATCGTGCAGCTTTCGGCAATGACGGATTTCCAGTCAATTCGCGGCGTTGTGCAACCCGCATCGTACAGCACGCTGGTCGTTGCGGCAGTAATTTCGGGTATCGGAGCCATTGCGTCGGTTATCGTCTTCGCCTCGCTGACAAGGCTGATCTTCGTCAAGCGCCGGCAGAAGACGAAACGGAACTTCATCATCCTGCTCGTGCTCGGCGGACTTACCATCATTTTCGAGTTCCTCGGGAGTCCGAACGGTGTCGGACTGGGCGGTATTTCAGCGCTCAGCGGCATTCTCCTCGCCATCACCATCATGATGATGATCGTCAACGCCTTCCGTTTCTCGTGGATACTGTCCCTTACGCGGCGGGAAAAGATCATCAATCTTCTGCTTTCCCTCGTTGGATTTGTCTTTTTCATCATCCTTTCGATATATGCGAGCGGCAATGAAGCGCTGAACAAATCCCTGCTCTATTATCACCCCATGCTGCAGCAGTTCGTCGAACTCTGCTTCATTTTCGGGGCGATTTACATGGGAATCGGCTTCACCAGCACCTTGCTGCATCTGCCGACGGCGAAGGAATTCGACCGCAAACAGGTTGAGCTCTCCTCCCTGCAGAACATGAGCCGGCTGATTACGCAGGTATTCGACTTCGACGAACTCGTCGCCACCACGACGCATCTGGCACTGGAAGTGAGCGAAGGTGATGCCGCGTGGCTGGAGCTGCTGTCAGACGAAGCACTTACCCGTCCCCTTGCCGGAAATGCAAAAAGCGGGACAACGGGTGACGCCGTGCGCAGCCGGGAAACCACCATTCTGCGGAATTCCCTTAAAAACATCGATCCGGAATCCATCGCAAAACTGCGGCGCAACGACGGCAGCCCGCTGCAGTCCCTGGCCTTCGAAACCGCCAATCCCGTGCTGATTCAGGACTTTCACGGGGACCGGCGCGTCAGCGCGGAAGCGCGCAGCCTGCGTGACATCGGTACGCTTCTGATTGCGCCGCTGAGCAGACATGGCGAGATCATCGGACTGCTCTGCGTGACAAAGCGCAAGGCATACGAATTCGATCGCGACATCATGAATGTGCTCTATGCCTTTGCTGATATGGTATCGGTTGCGCTGGAGAACAGCTCACTCATACGGGAATCCATTCAGAAGGAGCGTATGGTGCGTGAGCTGCAGGTGGCGCATGAAATGCAGCGCAGTCTCCTTCCGCAGGATCTGCCTTCCTCCCCGCGATTTGAAATCGCGGCGCACTCGATTCCTGCCTATGAAGTTGGCGGTGATTACTATGATGTGCTGTCATTCGACGACAATCGGCTCGGACTCCTGGTCGGGGACGTCTCCGGCAAAGGCGTGTCTGCCGCCTTGTACATGGCACAGGTAAAGGGTATATTTCAATCACTTAGCGGCGTCAGTGCTTCAACCAGGGACATCCTCATTCGTATGAATGGGCCTCTGTGCAATGGCATGGAGCGGAAATCGTTCATCAGTCTTCTCTATGCGGTACTGCATACCGAAGAAGGACTCCTGACGTTTGCACGTGCTGGACACTGTCCGTTGCTGCATGTCCGTGACAACCGCGCTGCCTACCTTCGTCCCGAAGGTATGGCCCTGGGATTGGATCCCACACCGCGGTTTGCGGAGTCGCTCGAGGAAGAGACACTGCGCCTCGCCGCCAACGACATCGTTGTCATGTATTCAGACGGTGTGACGGAAACGCGTGACCGCAACGACGAGGAATTCGAGTATCAGCGGCTTGCGGACTGTGTGCTCGAGCATCGCGATCATTCGGCACAGGAGATTCTGACCTCTATTCTCGAGCGCGTCCAGAATTTCAGCGGGAAACAGGAAGCCGACGACGACGTCACGGTTCTTGTACTTCGCTGGAAAAACACACTTTGA
- a CDS encoding ATP-binding cassette domain-containing protein — protein sequence MPKPLVEVKDVKKWFPVRRGLLRSSVEHVHAVDGVTFCIEKGEVLGLVGESGCGKSTLGRILLHLLLPTSGSVMFDGQEVSALRRKNLRQLRKNMQMVFQDPYSSLNPRMTVGSVLREVLHVHELADREEMPARIDALLEMVGLNSFHARRYPHEFSSGQRQRIGIARALAVEPQFLVCDEPVSALDVSIQAQILNLLQDLKDALNLTYLFISHDLAVVRHIADRIAVMYLGRLVEIGNVEDVLHHSKHPYTEALLSAAPHPDPDYHRRTPLIGSDVPSPINMPSGCPFHTRCPEVFDDCRHTVPQLGNLPGGQRVACLKYACSRPSATAHAASANEISTT from the coding sequence ATGCCCAAGCCTCTTGTCGAGGTCAAGGACGTAAAAAAATGGTTCCCCGTACGGCGCGGCTTGCTGCGCAGTTCCGTAGAACATGTGCACGCCGTCGATGGCGTGACGTTCTGCATTGAGAAAGGTGAAGTTCTCGGTCTCGTTGGAGAATCCGGCTGCGGGAAAAGCACCCTGGGACGCATACTGCTGCATCTGCTGCTTCCCACCTCCGGGAGTGTAATGTTTGACGGTCAGGAGGTTAGCGCCCTGCGGCGCAAGAATCTGCGCCAGCTGCGAAAAAACATGCAGATGGTGTTTCAGGACCCATATTCTTCGCTGAACCCGAGAATGACGGTGGGCTCGGTACTGCGCGAGGTGCTGCATGTGCATGAACTCGCCGATCGTGAGGAAATGCCGGCACGCATTGACGCTCTGCTGGAAATGGTCGGACTCAACAGTTTCCATGCGCGCAGGTATCCGCATGAATTCAGCAGTGGACAGCGTCAGCGCATCGGTATTGCCCGGGCGCTTGCCGTTGAGCCGCAGTTCCTTGTCTGTGATGAACCGGTCTCTGCGCTGGACGTCTCTATCCAGGCTCAGATTCTGAACCTGTTGCAGGATTTGAAGGACGCGCTCAACCTGACGTACCTGTTCATATCGCATGACCTTGCGGTGGTGCGGCACATTGCCGACCGTATCGCAGTGATGTACCTGGGACGCCTTGTGGAAATCGGCAATGTTGAGGATGTGCTGCATCATTCGAAACACCCGTACACCGAGGCGCTGCTTTCGGCCGCGCCGCATCCGGACCCGGATTACCATCGGCGCACACCGCTGATCGGTTCGGATGTACCGAGTCCGATCAACATGCCCTCCGGCTGTCCCTTCCACACCCGTTGTCCCGAGGTGTTCGACGATTGCCGACATACGGTACCGCAGCTCGGGAACCTGCCCGGCGGTCAGCGCGTAGCCTGTCTCAAATACGCCTGTTCCCGTCCATCGGCCACTGCCCATGCTGCATCCGCAAACGAGATATCAACAACCTGA
- a CDS encoding TatD family hydrolase — protein sequence MYNRDQRSPRFIDTHCHLFWDTFQKDLDEVIARARAAGVDRMLIPATDFETFEEARIIAERFDGVYLAVGIHPHDVGEASPDFVQTLRSLAAHPKVVAIGEIGLDYYYDFSTPAVQQKALHAQIEAAIALQLPVILHNRESDDDLLAVLREHQDGSLEGQFHCFSSGPAYARQVLDAGFHLSFTGNVTFKKSVLDPVLSFVPDDRLLIETDAPFMTPVPDRGKRNEPSYIPRIAERYAQARHQSIFHIAAVTTQNAERLYSFSAAEERAQV from the coding sequence ATGTATAATCGTGATCAGCGTTCCCCTCGCTTCATAGATACCCACTGCCACCTGTTCTGGGATACTTTTCAAAAGGATCTCGACGAGGTGATCGCGCGCGCACGTGCCGCGGGTGTGGACCGCATGCTCATCCCGGCGACGGATTTCGAAACGTTCGAGGAAGCACGCATCATCGCGGAGCGATTTGACGGCGTGTATCTCGCCGTGGGCATTCATCCACATGATGTCGGTGAGGCGTCACCTGATTTTGTGCAAACGCTGCGCAGCCTGGCTGCGCATCCGAAAGTGGTGGCGATCGGCGAGATCGGACTGGATTATTACTACGATTTTTCCACTCCCGCGGTGCAGCAGAAAGCACTTCATGCGCAGATTGAAGCCGCGATTGCGCTACAGCTCCCCGTCATCCTGCATAACAGGGAATCGGATGACGATTTGCTCGCCGTTCTTCGTGAGCATCAGGACGGAAGTCTCGAGGGACAGTTTCACTGCTTTTCTTCAGGTCCCGCGTATGCGCGTCAGGTACTGGACGCAGGGTTCCATCTCTCGTTTACCGGCAATGTCACCTTCAAGAAAAGCGTGCTGGATCCGGTGCTTTCATTTGTCCCGGATGACCGCCTTCTCATTGAAACGGATGCGCCTTTCATGACGCCGGTGCCGGATCGAGGCAAGCGCAACGAGCCGTCATACATCCCCCGCATTGCTGAGCGATACGCACAGGCACGACATCAGTCGATTTTTCACATTGCCGCTGTCACGACACAAAATGCCGAGCGGCTCTACTCATTTTCAGCAGCAGAGGAGCGGGCACAGGTATGA
- the lptB gene encoding LPS export ABC transporter ATP-binding protein, translating to MSSEALEQRDKALEQRDKEISPLEVREGDRVLRSEELKKRYKKRFVVKGASVSVRQGEIVGLLGPNGAGKTTTFYMITGMIRPTSGKVFIDDREITRLPMYKRSRLGIGYLPQEASVFRQLTVEDNLLATLEAMGLNRKERKERANQLLEDFNIAHIRDSKGYMLSGGERRRTEIARALTTNPSFILLDEPFAGVDPIAVEDIMRIVEELKQRNIGVLITDHNVHETLSIVDRAYLLFDGNILMEGDSEKLANDEEARKIYLGESFKLDRY from the coding sequence ATGAGCAGCGAAGCATTGGAGCAGCGGGACAAGGCATTGGAGCAGCGGGACAAGGAAATATCACCGCTCGAGGTCCGGGAGGGAGATCGCGTACTGCGTTCGGAAGAACTGAAAAAGCGCTACAAAAAACGCTTCGTGGTCAAGGGCGCCAGCGTATCCGTACGCCAGGGTGAGATCGTCGGGCTGCTCGGTCCCAATGGGGCAGGTAAGACAACAACATTCTACATGATCACGGGAATGATTCGTCCCACCAGCGGCAAAGTGTTCATCGACGACCGGGAAATTACGCGTCTGCCCATGTACAAACGGTCCCGCCTTGGAATCGGTTATCTCCCGCAGGAAGCGTCGGTGTTCCGGCAGCTGACGGTAGAAGATAATCTGCTTGCGACACTGGAGGCGATGGGACTCAATCGCAAGGAGCGGAAAGAACGGGCGAATCAGCTGCTCGAAGATTTCAACATTGCCCATATCCGCGACAGCAAGGGATACATGCTTTCGGGCGGAGAGCGGAGAAGAACGGAAATCGCCCGTGCCCTCACCACGAACCCCAGTTTTATTCTCCTGGATGAGCCATTCGCCGGAGTGGATCCCATCGCCGTGGAAGATATCATGCGTATTGTCGAGGAACTCAAGCAGCGGAATATCGGCGTCCTTATCACAGACCACAACGTACACGAGACACTTTCCATCGTTGACCGGGCATATCTGCTGTTCGATGGCAATATTCTCATGGAAGGGGACAGTGAGAAACTGGCCAATGATGAGGAAGCGAGAAAAATTTATCTCGGCGAGAGCTTCAAGCTCGACCGGTACTAA
- a CDS encoding STAS domain-containing protein — MSEFSVGVRQRDTISVLDLRGYLDAHTAPELEKAFQTELEGDRYNIVVNFSELSYISSAGLGVLMQFIEDVRSNDGDIKLSNMSSRVYNVFDLLGFPMLYEIFDQEDDAVKKFLNKSENLS, encoded by the coding sequence ATGAGTGAATTCTCGGTAGGTGTCCGTCAACGGGATACCATCTCCGTTCTCGATCTGCGAGGGTATCTCGATGCCCACACTGCTCCGGAGCTGGAAAAAGCCTTCCAAACGGAACTGGAAGGTGACCGTTACAACATCGTGGTCAATTTTTCCGAGCTGTCATACATCAGCAGTGCAGGACTCGGTGTACTCATGCAGTTCATCGAAGACGTGAGAAGCAACGATGGCGACATAAAGCTCTCGAATATGTCCAGCAGGGTCTACAACGTGTTTGATCTCCTCGGATTTCCGATGCTGTACGAAATCTTCGATCAGGAAGATGACGCTGTGAAGAAATTTCTGAACAAATCGGAAAATCTTTCGTAA
- a CDS encoding ATP-binding protein, with the protein MRTFVSDAALRLGFQDDEVGQIELAIDEACTNIIKHAYKYNPDGIIEIRLSTLKTDGKTKFIVDIFDSGISFDSSRYTAPDMKEYFKKLRHGGLGIVLMKKLMDEVEYGQMVGEKNSIRLVKYLPS; encoded by the coding sequence ATGCGCACATTCGTCTCCGATGCCGCGCTGCGCCTCGGCTTCCAGGACGATGAAGTCGGCCAGATTGAACTGGCCATCGACGAAGCCTGCACCAACATCATCAAGCACGCCTACAAGTACAATCCCGACGGTATCATCGAAATTCGACTGAGCACACTCAAAACTGACGGGAAAACCAAGTTTATCGTGGATATTTTTGACAGCGGTATTTCCTTCGACAGCAGCCGCTACACCGCCCCCGACATGAAAGAATACTTCAAGAAGCTGCGGCACGGTGGATTGGGCATCGTACTGATGAAAAAGCTGATGGACGAAGTTGAATACGGTCAGATGGTCGGGGAAAAGAATTCCATACGTCTGGTAAAGTATCTTCCCTCCTGA
- a CDS encoding SpoIIE family protein phosphatase: MAPENTHTAQDIISDSAALLELSTILNAATDLDFILGNILLSCMGKLLVSRGMIFVEKGEQEYHLRSVKGIGKREGRDHFTLPVAWDHVQHVGELQSSSNAAIRDFAAFAEDSGLELLIPMLLEEHMVGIVGLGKKITGQELLSADITFLESVAAVAATAVKSALTIEELRVVNRRLDSKVQEMNTLFEISREMNTTFDPDAILRIMSYALMGQLRVMRYIVYTSDGEKLQPVLTKMPDFDCDGERIAELSDLRETVVFSERRHPENSAEQLLADVGVHTIIPMLSQNTPRGMLCLGERVGGGRFDTLELEYLHALANITISALENARLVKDTIEKQRLEKELSVAKSIQKGLLPKEIPTLAGYQLAAINESSQQVGGDYYDVLAVSDHEYVLAIGDVAGKGVPASLLMANVQAALRTIAPLRLPLPEATARINSLIYSNTSADKFITFFWGILDTNAHTFEYVNAGHNPPYFLTGEAQCDELNEGGLILGIMGTTPPYESNKLSLQGDDMIVTFTDGVNEAMSREMEEFSDERLKALVQDCRSLSAKDTLHRIRDEVLAFTEGAAQSDDITMLILKRSD, translated from the coding sequence ATGGCACCGGAAAACACCCATACTGCACAGGATATCATTTCCGACAGCGCAGCTCTTCTTGAACTCAGTACCATACTGAATGCAGCGACGGATCTCGATTTCATTCTCGGCAATATCCTTCTCTCATGCATGGGAAAGCTGCTCGTATCCCGCGGGATGATATTCGTCGAAAAGGGCGAACAGGAATACCATCTTCGCTCCGTCAAGGGAATCGGGAAGCGGGAGGGACGTGATCATTTCACGCTCCCTGTCGCTTGGGATCATGTGCAGCATGTTGGAGAGCTGCAATCCTCTTCCAACGCCGCAATACGGGATTTCGCCGCATTCGCAGAGGATTCCGGGCTCGAGCTGCTTATTCCCATGCTGCTGGAGGAACATATGGTGGGAATTGTCGGACTGGGGAAAAAAATCACGGGACAGGAACTGCTCTCCGCCGACATCACTTTTCTCGAATCCGTTGCCGCGGTGGCCGCGACAGCGGTAAAAAGCGCCCTGACCATCGAGGAACTGCGTGTGGTGAATCGCCGCCTCGACAGCAAAGTGCAGGAAATGAACACGCTGTTTGAGATCAGCCGGGAGATGAACACCACCTTCGATCCTGACGCCATCCTCCGTATCATGAGTTATGCGCTTATGGGCCAGCTTCGCGTGATGCGCTACATCGTCTACACATCCGATGGCGAGAAGCTGCAACCGGTGCTCACCAAAATGCCGGACTTCGACTGCGACGGCGAACGCATCGCAGAGCTTTCGGACCTGCGTGAGACCGTTGTTTTCTCGGAACGCCGTCACCCGGAGAACTCCGCTGAACAACTGCTGGCGGATGTCGGCGTGCATACGATCATCCCGATGCTTTCCCAGAACACCCCGCGTGGCATGCTCTGCCTGGGTGAACGCGTCGGCGGAGGACGTTTCGACACACTCGAACTCGAGTATCTGCACGCACTGGCAAATATTACCATCTCGGCTCTCGAAAACGCGAGGCTCGTGAAGGATACGATTGAAAAGCAGCGTCTCGAGAAGGAATTAAGCGTCGCGAAGTCCATTCAGAAAGGCCTTCTCCCGAAGGAAATTCCCACACTCGCCGGATATCAGCTCGCAGCCATCAATGAATCATCGCAGCAGGTCGGCGGTGATTACTACGATGTGCTCGCAGTTTCAGACCATGAATATGTGCTCGCCATCGGTGATGTCGCCGGCAAGGGCGTTCCCGCCTCCCTGCTCATGGCGAACGTGCAGGCAGCCCTGCGCACCATCGCCCCCCTGCGCCTCCCGCTTCCGGAAGCGACGGCACGTATCAACAGCCTGATCTATTCAAATACCAGTGCGGATAAATTCATCACGTTTTTCTGGGGCATACTCGATACGAATGCACATACATTCGAGTATGTGAATGCCGGACATAATCCCCCCTACTTTCTGACCGGCGAAGCGCAATGTGATGAACTGAATGAAGGTGGACTCATCCTCGGCATCATGGGGACCACGCCACCGTATGAATCCAACAAGCTCTCCCTGCAGGGTGATGACATGATCGTCACTTTTACCGATGGCGTCAACGAAGCGATGTCACGTGAGATGGAAGAATTCAGTGATGAACGGTTGAAAGCGCTTGTGCAGGACTGCCGCAGCCTGTCCGCCAAAGACACGTTGCATCGCATCCGTGATGAAGTGCTCGCATTTACTGAAGGCGCCGCGCAATCCGACGACATTACGATGCTTATCCTGAAACGATCGGATTGA
- the amrB gene encoding AmmeMemoRadiSam system protein B: MFNSLTERIPPLRRDLELLPAQQEGEDILVLHDPAGYSNKSLSLHPEARLLLALFDGSKSISELQQEIKSETGMGIDPAPLLQIIQALDECYFLENDRFVALRVEMDANYMAQDVRHPAYAGQSYPEDAEELTDFLQELFDADGFSPEEGKLLGVLAPHIDLKIGPQVYVPAFKQLQSADFDTVVILGTSHYSYEDLFLLTEKDFATPLGTMKTDSELVRSIHAASGDVFTRRDVAHKQEHSIEFPVLFLQHAFRGRDVRILPVLCTAFEEFLVEGTRASADAKYNAFINAFHQAVSELGRKPVFVLSVDWSHVGRKFGGETDAAELLSTVRESDSQQLQLLEKCDYDEFYNVLRENRNATNIDGFACITTFFDLMKPARGSLFDYQQWHEEERASMVSFASMAFFAGEGDAS; this comes from the coding sequence ATGTTTAATTCTCTCACGGAACGTATTCCGCCTCTCCGCAGGGATCTCGAACTTCTGCCTGCACAGCAGGAAGGTGAGGATATCCTCGTACTTCATGATCCCGCAGGCTACTCGAACAAGTCGCTCTCGCTGCATCCCGAGGCGCGTCTGCTTCTGGCGCTTTTTGACGGAAGCAAAAGCATCAGTGAACTGCAACAGGAGATCAAATCGGAAACCGGCATGGGGATAGATCCCGCGCCTCTGCTGCAGATCATCCAGGCACTGGATGAATGCTACTTTCTCGAGAATGATCGTTTCGTTGCTTTGCGGGTGGAAATGGATGCCAATTACATGGCGCAGGACGTACGGCATCCGGCCTATGCCGGGCAATCCTATCCCGAGGACGCCGAAGAACTTACGGATTTTCTGCAGGAGCTCTTCGATGCCGATGGTTTCTCGCCGGAAGAAGGAAAGCTGCTCGGTGTGCTCGCCCCGCATATCGATCTGAAAATCGGACCCCAGGTCTACGTGCCTGCGTTCAAACAGCTGCAGTCGGCGGATTTCGATACCGTGGTCATTCTCGGCACCAGCCACTACTCGTACGAGGATCTGTTCCTCCTGACCGAGAAGGATTTTGCCACACCGCTCGGCACGATGAAAACGGACAGCGAGTTGGTGCGCAGTATCCATGCCGCCAGCGGCGATGTCTTTACACGGAGGGATGTGGCGCATAAGCAGGAACACTCCATCGAATTCCCTGTGCTTTTCCTTCAGCATGCCTTTCGCGGGAGGGATGTTCGCATTCTTCCCGTGCTGTGCACGGCTTTTGAGGAGTTCCTTGTCGAAGGGACGCGGGCCTCGGCGGACGCCAAATACAACGCGTTCATCAATGCGTTTCACCAGGCGGTCTCGGAACTCGGGCGGAAACCTGTATTCGTCCTGAGCGTCGACTGGTCGCATGTGGGACGAAAGTTCGGCGGCGAAACCGACGCCGCGGAGCTGCTCTCCACGGTGCGGGAGAGTGATTCACAGCAGCTGCAACTGCTCGAGAAATGCGACTATGACGAATTCTACAACGTACTCCGTGAAAACAGGAATGCTACCAACATCGACGGGTTCGCCTGCATCACCACGTTTTTTGATCTGATGAAACCTGCGCGTGGCAGCCTGTTCGATTATCAGCAATGGCATGAAGAGGAGCGCGCGTCCATGGTCAGCTTCGCAAGCATGGCATTCTTTGCCGGGGAAGGAGATGCATCGTAA